In Synchiropus splendidus isolate RoL2022-P1 chromosome 15, RoL_Sspl_1.0, whole genome shotgun sequence, the genomic stretch ACTCGTacataattgtttttttaatttatgtatATTAAGAATTTAGATAAAGAATCCAATCTTTATAAAATATATGTGAAATCCTTGGCAGatcaaaatgaaacacattcatgacaGCGTCTTTACACATTTCCGTAACAGGTGTTATGATGTTTCTACAAAGTTTTGAAATTACAAAACAGATGTCGCTCTGTTTCTAACTGGAATATGTTTGTTCAAGGTTCAGAGGCTTGTTGATTTGAGAAGTAAGAAGAAATCTTGAGTGACACAGTGTTCGGCAGCAACAGGGTAAAGTGGTAAACTCCAGGAGAAGGACATAGGTGACTATTTATAATTCCCTGAAATGGGACCCTGAGCATGTGTTTCTGTCCGTCAGGCTGCTTCATCAGCCTGTGGACACACAGGCACTCACTTGCTTTCTGTTTCACTGCTCCACATCCTGTAATTCTGGACAGGACATTGGTGATTTTTTAAAGAGACTTTGGTGTGATAAAAGCTTACACCATCTTGGATCTTTCTTCTTTTGGGAGTCtcctattttttctttttcacccgATTGCTGTCTTGAACTTTCAGTGGTCCCTGTCCCCCCAACTCTGCTTCTCTTCCTTGGGCTATGCTATCTTCACCCACTGTGATCCTCCAGCCTTATGGACTGCCTGTCTACCCACAGACAACCACATGCTACCCTGGCATAGTTCAGGTAAACCCCTCTTTCCGGCGTTGTCCGTCATGTCAACATTGTAGCGTAACCAACCAGTGGTCTGACCCCGCAAGAAGTGACACTTGAGAAAACTCATTCATTGGAGCTATTGACATGACTCTCCGTATACCTCAATGTAATGGTGCTCATTTAGAAAGCCACATGCAACTCAGTTGTCGTGTATGAAACTCACATTTATTGCAATTTTATGTTGGTGACATCAACTCTCATGCTGTTGTGAGAGTCACGACATAGAATTTATGCCTAGTGTCTGTCTAGTCTTCTGTGAGAGCCCAAGTGTCCCTGACATGCCACTAATGCCACCGTACATCTGCTATCTCTACCTTGCCTCTCTGCTTCACACCAGCTGTATTTTTAGTCCAGAACAGATAATCACAGTGAGTTTATCTGGTTCTCTGTAATCAGCTTCACTTTAAGAGGTGCCTgttgcacatacacacactgaaCAGATCTCCATCCGTACTTTATTAATACAAGTGGAAACAGTTGGGCAACCTGAAGCAACACAGATGCAGTTCAAAGCCAAAACAGAGGGGAACAACAACACTGGAATTTAAActattatgttgttgttgtcgatGATGTCTATGTTATTGTCAGTTATACTGACAGAAACTTACCAGAAGCAGAATAGCACAGTCATAACACAAATCCTCTCCTTGTAGATTCTTTCAATATAAAAAGCTGCTGTCAGTGTTCCTGTTCAAAACAAGCCGTTAACTTCTCAGCGGATGATGAGTGTAAGCAAGCATTACGCAACACTTCGACAACAACCGCCGTCGCACGAAAGATTTCATGCAAATTATAATTCATTTGAAATCATAATTTATATTGTGTACCATTTATgcagaaatgtaaatataaatcatTTACTGTCCATTTGGGATCAGCTTCTTCACATTTGGCCACAGACTTTCTGATTTAGAAGTAAATATCTTTTGCATTAATTTGTCCATTTTTGGGTGGTTCTGTATGTGGTCGTTCTGTTCGGACAAACGACAGAATCCAGGAAGGAATGCTGTCCTGATACTTTCACATAAGAGATAAAATGTTATCTAGACGGCTGCATTAAATGCTGTTGTTGACGGTTGTGTGGAGGGTTAGTCTGAGCTGTATAAATCGCTCTCATGTATTCCATGAGGAGTGTCAACAGAGAATCCTAACGTCCCTTCATCACTATCTCGACACCTTTTCCTTAAAAGACAGCTAAAAGATGCAATGACAGACATTTATACAATCTCCGTTTGCTGCCTTCATCATCCTGAAGTGAGTGTCGGTGTTCCAGTCAGGACAACTCAATGAGTTAAACCAaccataaataaagaaattactCTGACACACTTGAGTTTTGTGGCGCAGTCAAGGTACGAAACCTGTTGTGGTTAGCTGGAATCATGTAGACCACATGTACCACATTAGTGGTCAGCATATGTGTTCATGTCACAGCAGCTGTCCCTGCACGCACCTGGTGCAGAGCTGTAGACCTCTGACACTGAGGCgacagctgctgaggaaaagAGCCAAATGGCTAGTTTTTTTCCTCACCAAAGGCTGTCAGGAAAGAGGCTTCATTCAGTCGCTAAAAGATGAGCTGAAAGATGAGTGACACCCAGGCCACACAGCTGTTGGATGCAGCCAGGTGTTGAAAGAGTCAACAATAGCCAAGGGGTGAGGATCATCTCACACCCAGTGTTTGGCCAGTGGTCATAATCCAATGGCAAAGAGGCACGGAAATGATGGAGGTATGTGAAGAGGGAGTGTCTAACAAGGTGACAGTCAGTTCTAAATGACCACAAATAGAGCGACTTCTTGTTCTTGCCTGCTCTGGTGATGATTTGGTTTGATTGGAGGGTGAGTTGCACTTATGGCAGGGGGTGGGAGGTCTGCAGCATTAAAACATGCAGCAGCTGATGCACAATAGagcagagggggagagagacagagccgAGGTAAGAACATTCTTTGTTGAGTCCAGCATTGGTTGTATGTTATGCTTCTACTGGTGTTAAATGCATTGACAAAACagatctacttttttttttttttttagttctttgttgtgtttttcttaccAGTTAAATagtaaaatgaagagaaaacttTTGCTTGGTGTTTAGTGAGCACACTATGTTCACAATGTTGCAGGATGTGTGGATGAAAATTATAACTCATCCTTCCTTTCAAATGTCCACCTTTTGAGCAACATTTTCTTCAGACCATTTGAAGACATCAAGTTTAATACTTATTGGCCGCTGGAAGGAGCTATTTTAGCTAGACAATAAAAGGTTCGCTGCAGCACAGGGTGTTGTCacgttttgttttccttctgtttaCCGCAGGATGGGTTTTCGTACTTGTCCAGCTGTTTTTGTAGTTAGTTCTATTGGATTCTTAAatgttcattattttcttttgctcAGTGGATTGTTGTCCATAGACCTCCTTCTGTGGCTTAAATAACAACTCCGGGACCCTCATTCTTAAATGGTCAGCTCTCAAAACACACATGAGGAGTCACATGATGCTTGGCTTGATTTTGTTTACTCCACTCACATGTGATATGTCCATTCTATCTTAGGGGGCCCCAAGCCAGGAGGCCGGCCCCGGCACTGGTGACCCGGCACTACCTCAGGTCTATgccccctccttccctccgcCCGCTCCCGGTCAGccaacatctgctggccgtCTGCCACCTCTGGACTTCGCAACTGCTCATGCCAACACTGAGTACTCTGAACACCCCCAGCTCCGAGTCTACCAGGGCCCCCAGCACGACGGGACAGAGACGCTGACCTCTGGCAGTACGGTAAGAACCTAAAATGACCAGGGTCACCGCCAAGAGTGAAGAAGCTTATATGTCTGTATCTCCTATGTGAGGAGCAGATAAGGTTGCTGCTATATTTAGAGCTCCTCCTCCGCTGTCCTGCCCATGTACGGGAATGTCTGACACCTGACAGAGGAGACAGCTGAAGGGGATctgttgttgaaaataaaaatcacttctGCATCCGTCTTGTGTCGTATTCAGGTTGTAATAAAACAGATCTCATTTCTGGTATGCAGGTCTTCAGCCATTGGAAAATGAAATCTTGTGGTTTTCTATGTTGACTCAGTAGCATCCTTTCAGTCATGTGGATGGCTGCTATGGCAGCACCTGCCTCTCTAAGCAAATAACTTTTTTGGATTGAAAgtttaaaacacaatttaaagttCAGTCTTTTTATCAGCATTTTTTCTCCGCATGTTATAGAAACAGTAAAGCGCAGAAAGTACAGTCAGTTTGTCTTTTGAAGTAAAAATTGGGACAGTACATTCTAGATGTGATCAGGCCAATCTTTATAAAAGATGTATTTTCTGAAAACACTCCATCTCTCAGGCATATCTGAGTTCTTGATGTTGAACTTCTGCACATCCTCAGTGATGTTTCTTGTGGCCACATGTATATATTCTATCACTAGAGACACACACGATCCTTGCtggggaaagttgagacgtcgCCATGGAAGGGACGGTCAAGGCCGACCAGATGATCCCCTTTTCTCCCCCCCAGAAATATCATGCAGGTCCAAACTGAAATCTGCATCGTGACATGAAACCACCACAGACTCAAACCCTTTGTCcgtctgtgtgtgagcgtgcgcgcgtgtgttgCCCCCCTCATCTCTctggtgtgtgtctgagtgaacGTCCATCCTCAACTTCTAATTATGCCCCTTGACACATGACCTTTAACCCCTGGCAGAAAAGCAGCACCTTGACCCCAGAATGACCCTTGTGAAGTTTCATATTAGCTTTCTGCGCACTTTCTTTGCTTTTTGTAATTGTATCTCTCCACTGATGCACTGAGGCCTCTGTCACTGTCTTGACGTGAGACTGCTAATAATTCTTTCTTCACACCAGCACATCCATAACCACTTTTTTTGCTtccattttgacttttttttttatgctgaagCTCGCTGTTTGACGACAACATGAAGTTTCTTGGTGACATTTCTTCTCTCGTAATGATTTGTTTTCTCTGAATCTAGCGCACATCTATGAGCCAGGACTAGCATCGTGGTGCATTGTGGGAAACTGAATGTTCCGGCTCACTGGTCCTTGAATTTGTAGTGCATGGAGCAAATATATAGTAAATACATTACTTAACTGTCTGGCGTCTAgaatatggaaaaatatatataaaatatccatgacattatgaccacctgtagTAGACCTTGGTTCTTGTGATGTGTAGTTAGCCACAGGAACTTGTCTGATGGATCATATCAGTGTGTGCAACCTTCCTTCATCTTTGAAGAGCTGTGGTTTTGATGGTTGTTTGGCTCATTGTTAATGCCATATGTTGAATCAGAGTGAcactaaaatgttgatgacagctTATTTAGGTTCTGGCACTAAATAACTGGATCAAAACGTCTCAGGTAGAGACCCTATGCAGGCATGTTTTCGCAGAGCCTGACTAAAATGAAGACCCTGTCACGCCTCCTCACATTTGCTTGCGAAGGATCACTGGATGCTGAATGCTCTTTGGTTTGGATCACTTGACCTCGTGATGACCGTTGTCTAATGCCATGATGTGATGCGGTTTTACATCAACGGGttgatatttaaaatattcactGACCCCcatgtctctctctgtgttctccgtgtttgtcttcctgtttctctttctcTATGTCAGGAAGACCCTCTAGCTCCTGTCAGCTCCGACTCTCAGTCTTTGAATGGTTCCGTGCCCTCCAGTGGTGGAGCCGGCAGTGGGAGTGAAGAGGAGGCCACGGGGAAGGCGCAGCCGAAACGTCTCCACGTGTCCAACATCCCCTTCCGCTTCAGAGACCCCGACCTCCGCCAGATGTTTGGGGTAAATGCCAAATATTCCTGCAAATAATCGGAATATATTCCAACACGTACTTATTTTCTTACAGCAATTTGGCAAAATCCTTGACGTAGAGATCATTTTCAACGAGAGGGGGTCTAAGGTGGGACTTTAAAAAGTGTGGTCGTATTTAAGGGAGCAGAATGTCTAAAACAACTAGTTCAATCACACAGGGCTTTGGGTTTGTCACCTTTGAGAGTGCAGCAGAGGCTGACAGAGCGCGGGAGAAACTGAATGGAACCAttgtggaaggaaggaagattgAAGTGAGACATTCAGTGACAGTGCCGGTATAGTTTGAGTTATCAAACTTCTTATCATCTCATCTTGATCTCAGGTCAATAATGCCACTGCGAGGGTCGTCACCAAAAAGCCACAGTCAACGTTGGTAAATGGCGATATTACAGGTCAGCAGCCTTTGTTCCCCTCAAACCTTTACACTTTATCGGAATGTGATCTCACCAAACttgtttctaatagttgcaattgttttgtgttgctttgaccccgtgttttttttttgtttttgtttttttgctgactGATGTTCCGAGGTTGTGCTGGTGATTGATCGACCTTCAACTTTTTTCTTTGACATAGCCTCAGGTTGGAAGATCAATCCAGTGATGGGAGCAATGTACGCCCCTGAACTCTACACGGGTGAGTAAAATGAGTTTATAGCAACGTCACCCAAACGCTTGAATTGCTTCTCCTGTGTTCCTTTGCAGTTGCCAGTTTTCCCTATCCTGTAGCAGCACCAACTCTGGCCTACAGGGGCTCTGCCCTGAGAGGTCGAGGTCGAGCAGTTTACAACACAATTCGCTCTGCTGGAGCTACACCTGCGGCCGTGCCCGCCTATCCAGGGTACATCCTCCAACACCAAGACACATGACTGATGTTAATAAAGATTCTAACATCAATTCTATGCGCCTCTTCTTAGCGTGGTGTACCAGGATGGACTTTATGGAGCAGAAGTTTATGTGAGTAGCTGCGAGTAACTTTTAATCTTAGATACAAAATGGTTGTTTTGTATGTCTTAACGTTTGTCTCCTCTTCCAGGGAGGATATCCAGCTGCTTACAGAGTCGCTCAGTCTgcatctgcagctgctgccacttACAGTGACGGGTGTGTGCTTTCTCTTGGAGTGAATTGAGATCAAATGTGTTGTTCACTTCTGTTCAAAGTGGCTTGAAGACACTTGTTAGAGATACGATGAGCGAAGagtctgaataaaaatgaatattgtgGAGTGTACAGCTGCCTGATCCCGGACGTCCTTGGACCAAAGCAGTGACCATCGTGCTTTTGTCTGGACTGGCCATGGCCTCTGACAGTGAACCTGTCATATTGACAGAGATGTTTGTGGTTTTGGACAGATATGGAAGAGTGTATGCCACAGCTGCCGACCCCTACCACCACTCTGTGGGTCCGACAACAACATATGGTGTTGGAACTGTGGTAGGTTTTGTTTGAATGTCTGAATTTATTTCCCATGTGTCCACTTCTTACACTCCACATCTGTCATCAGGCCAGTTTGTACAGAGGAGGCTACAACCGCTTCACCCCGTACTGAGACGCCTGGCGAGTGTCGAGAGCTCTCTGCTGGCCTCTGGCTGATACATGGACGCTGCTGGACAGGTTGTGAGATCTTCAGAAATCTCCATGATGATAGCTCCTCCAGAGGCAGACTGAGCATGCTGAAGATGTACATACTGATCGCCCCTATTCCGGACACAGGTGGAGAACACAGGGGATGGCTAAGTGTATAGACCTTAACTTAAAGCCTTAAAGTAAGGGGTTTGTTTTATGCATTTGTAAAGGATTGTTTTGTGTGTCCAttgtgaaaatgtgatttttatgaACATTATGTCAGTATTTCACAATTCACGGGTCGAATTTCAGAGTGGACGGTACATGAGCGTGCGAGTGATCAAGTGTGTGTGCTGGACTCATCTCAAAGGCAGCTGTGACACTGCTTCAGCTCCTTCATCATAACCACTGCCTCAACCACTCCTTTGTTTATAAGCCAACTGTTTTTCATTAACAATCTACCTCTACTGACCGTGTTGCTGCCTTAACATGTAGTTATCTTCCGCAAAAGGATTGTGACCAGTCTGAAAAAGCGAGTCCTCCACTGATAAAGTGAATGGATGGAATACAGTAGAAATTAACCTTTAATGAAGTAGCAATAATATGTTGGGACTTGAAGCTGAGACTATCATTTTAAGAGATACTTGAGAATGAAGGCGAATTCAAGTGAACACGTTTCACAGAAGAAGCAATACTACGAGTGCTGGTAGGATTTAAATCATTACGTTCCAACAGGTAATGCTTTGCAGATGAGATGAACTATTTGAACAGGCAACATGTGTCCACCATAGCTCACAATCCTAGTTTTCTAGTTTACTGCCATCAACATTTGTTACCACTGGATGTTGCACTTTCTGCTGTGTTTACctttaaataaactttttttcttaGCTTCAACCTTCtaggtttttaaaaacattcttaTAATGTATATCTGACTTGCCTGTCCCCTGCTGTTACTTAATTTTCTTCTATTTAATTAAGTCTGtaaccttttcattttcctgcATGCATCTCAGTAGCTTATCTTTGCTTGACTCACTCTTTTTTGCTACTTTAATAAACACCTTTCTTCTTGCTTCTGTCGCACAATCAAGTGATTTCCTGAGCTCAGGACTTGTTTAACTGGGAACATGGTGTCACAGGTGCCTTTGTCTTCACCATTTCACAATAACATGTTCAAACAGACTCAGATTTGTGCTTTTTAacgaataaaacaaaacaatcacgatgcttttttatgtttattatttcaaTCAAAAGATCATATTCACAATATTTACAAAAAGGCAATTACTCAACCTACACCAACAAAGATGAGGATGGGAAAGAGGAAAGGGGTGCAGCCGCCATACAATACTTACTAGAGATACTAGTCAACATAGGAGTGATGAGGGGAGATGATGGCAAAGcaggacagaaagaaagagaaagtgaaATGAAGACAGATGAGAGATCTGGGGGGATTAAAAGTGAAGTAGGAagagagatgatgatgattcagCAGGGGGAGCACAAATACTGAAACAAGTTAGGCAACGGGAGAAATAAACATCAGAAATGACTGTCGTTAGTCGTCTGAGGTGAATTATCTACaacaaaaatcaaattaaacagAGCACACtggaaaatgaaaggaaaacattGCATTATGGGAGCACATCAACACTGGCCACATCAGTTACTTTCAGTGGTAGAGTCAAAACAGGACGTCGTACGTTTGGCAACTTTGTAGAGTATAATAAAAGTTGCTTCACATGAGTAAAGAACCTGAATAGCTAGAAGAGAAATCTTGACACAGGACAAATGTGAAGGTCTTGCAGCGAATTTCATATATACTAATCAACAACCTGAAATTCTAACACGTTAAAACTGAAGGTTTGATTTTGGTTTATCTTTGAGTGACCGGGTCAAAAGATGTGGCTTTCTCACAAGTCACGTTCTCCGCTTGGGTGTCTGGGGCGGCAGCAAGGAGAATTGCTCTGATTTTCTCTCCGTGTGCTCCTGCAGTGCCGTGGTGAGCGGCTGAAGATGGTGAGTAGTGAGGGGAGGGAAAAGGACATGGGTTGGAggtgaaagagagaagaagacaagtTGAGATAATCAAACACATATTCACATCAGCTTCACAGTGTTGACATCGCCATCCTGTTGCGGAAGCTATTCACTTGGTGATTTCATACAGAAACTGCTATTGACTCAAGCACCGTTGCATTTAAATAAAGCGCGTCGTCTCTGTATAAAAACCAGTCAGCAGCGCAGACCTTACAGTCATACATGGCTTAATGTGGTTTCCCCTAAATGGAGAGATGCCCTAGCAATGCTCTGTTGGATGACATCTTGGCCTACACAAAAATTATTTATCAATtgtacaaaaatatatactcTTCAGATACACACGACTGTACAGCTGTAGCAGA encodes the following:
- the rbfox1l gene encoding RNA binding protein fox-1 homolog 1-like isoform X2; translation: MFGQFGKILDVEIIFNERGSKGFGFVTFESAAEADRAREKLNGTIVEGRKIEVNNATARVVTKKPQSTLVNGDITASGWKINPVMGAMYAPELYTVASFPYPVAAPTLAYRGSALRGRGRAVYNTIRSAGATPAAVPAYPGVVYQDGLYGAEVYGGYPAAYRVAQSASAAAATYSDGYGRVYATAADPYHHSVGPTTTYGVGTVASLYRGGYNRFTPY
- the rbfox1l gene encoding RNA binding protein fox-1 homolog 1-like isoform X1, translated to MLSSPTVILQPYGLPVYPQTTTCYPGIVQGAPSQEAGPGTGDPALPQVYAPSFPPPAPGQPTSAGRLPPLDFATAHANTEYSEHPQLRVYQGPQHDGTETLTSGSTEDPLAPVSSDSQSLNGSVPSSGGAGSGSEEEATGKAQPKRLHVSNIPFRFRDPDLRQMFGQFGKILDVEIIFNERGSKGFGFVTFESAAEADRAREKLNGTIVEGRKIEVNNATARVVTKKPQSTLVNGDITASGWKINPVMGAMYAPELYTVASFPYPVAAPTLAYRGSALRGRGRAVYNTIRSAGATPAAVPAYPGVVYQDGLYGAEVYGGYPAAYRVAQSASAAAATYSDGYGRVYATAADPYHHSVGPTTTYGVGTVASLYRGGYNRFTPY